The Campylobacter sp. CNRCH_2014_0184h genome has a window encoding:
- a CDS encoding KpsF/GutQ family sugar-phosphate isomerase, producing the protein MSQIEAIKIAKEVFEIESKTILDLCDNLDEGFNKVIDLILSIKGRCVVSGMGKSGHIGAKIAATLASTGTPSFFMHPGEALHGDLGMLTSEDVLLAISNSGETEEVLKLIPVIKKRKIPLIVMAGNQYSTLAKQADIFINIAVKKEACPLQLAPTSSTTATLAMGDAIAVALMRARNFRPDDFALFHPGGSLGRKLLTRVGDLMVSNNLPIVSPESEFNELVDVMTSGKLGLCIVLENEKLVGIITDGDLRRALRANDKPRFDFKAKEIMSDSPKTIEASAMASEAEELMLKHKIKEIVVTQDEKIVGIIQLYAIGKI; encoded by the coding sequence ATGAGCCAAATAGAAGCGATTAAAATAGCCAAAGAAGTTTTTGAGATAGAATCAAAAACGATTTTAGATTTATGTGATAACTTAGATGAAGGTTTTAATAAAGTCATTGATCTGATTTTATCTATCAAAGGCAGATGTGTAGTAAGTGGCATGGGTAAGTCAGGCCATATAGGAGCTAAGATAGCTGCAACCTTGGCTAGTACAGGCACTCCAAGCTTTTTTATGCATCCGGGTGAAGCTTTGCATGGAGATCTTGGTATGCTCACAAGCGAGGATGTGCTTTTGGCTATTTCAAATTCAGGAGAAACTGAAGAGGTTTTAAAACTCATACCAGTGATTAAAAAAAGAAAAATTCCTTTAATTGTCATGGCGGGAAATCAATACTCTACTTTAGCTAAACAAGCAGATATTTTTATAAACATAGCAGTAAAAAAAGAAGCTTGCCCGCTTCAATTAGCTCCAACTTCTTCTACCACGGCTACTTTAGCTATGGGTGATGCTATAGCAGTAGCTTTAATGAGGGCAAGGAATTTTAGACCTGATGATTTTGCTTTGTTTCATCCAGGGGGAAGTTTGGGTAGAAAGCTTCTAACTAGAGTAGGTGATTTGATGGTGTCAAATAATCTACCTATAGTAAGCCCTGAGAGTGAATTTAATGAGTTAGTTGATGTGATGACTAGTGGTAAATTAGGACTTTGTATAGTACTTGAAAATGAAAAGCTAGTTGGGATCATCACAGATGGTGATTTAAGAAGAGCTTTAAGGGCAAATGATAAGCCAAGATTTGATTTTAAAGCTAAAGAAATCATGAGCGATAGTCCAAAAACCATAGAAGCAAGCGCTATGGCAAGTGAAGCAGAAGAGCTTATGCTAAAACATAAAATCAAAGAGATAGTTGTCACTCAAGATGAAAAAATAGTAGGCATTATCCAACTTTATGCGATAGGGAAAATTTAA
- the wecB gene encoding non-hydrolyzing UDP-N-acetylglucosamine 2-epimerase, whose amino-acid sequence MKKILVVFGTRPEAIKMAPLVKIMESRNDVDFKICVTAQHRQMLDQILDVFDIKPDYDLNIMSENQDLYDITFKILCGMKNILNDYRPDVVLVHGDTTTASATALAAFYQKIKVAHVEAGLRTYNLYNPWPEEANRQIVGVLSDIHFTPTSKSAENLIKEGKDEKNILVTGNTVVDALFYMVEKIKNNIVFKTKILSFIENDYKISDNRKFILVTGHRRENFGEGFLQICEALKTIAINNPNIDIIYPVHLNPNVQKPVKSILSDIANIYLINPLRYEEFVYLMSNCYFIITDSGGIQEEAPSLGKPVLVMRETTERPEAVEAETVKLVGTCKSSIVKAAQELIDDEDEYNKMSKASNPYGDGKACEKIIEVLIKKGDCCA is encoded by the coding sequence ATGAAAAAAATTCTAGTTGTATTTGGAACTAGGCCAGAAGCTATAAAAATGGCTCCATTAGTTAAAATAATGGAAAGTAGAAATGATGTAGATTTTAAAATTTGTGTGACCGCACAGCATAGGCAAATGTTGGATCAAATTCTAGATGTTTTTGACATTAAGCCAGATTATGATTTAAACATCATGAGTGAAAATCAAGATTTATATGATATTACTTTTAAAATTCTTTGTGGTATGAAAAATATATTGAATGATTATAGACCAGATGTTGTTTTGGTGCATGGAGATACAACTACCGCAAGTGCTACAGCATTGGCAGCTTTTTATCAAAAAATAAAAGTAGCACATGTTGAAGCAGGGCTAAGGACTTATAATCTTTATAATCCTTGGCCAGAGGAGGCAAATAGACAAATTGTCGGTGTTTTATCAGATATTCATTTTACTCCAACAAGTAAGAGTGCTGAAAATCTTATAAAAGAAGGAAAGGATGAAAAGAATATTCTTGTGACTGGTAATACTGTTGTTGATGCATTATTTTATATGGTAGAAAAAATAAAAAATAATATAGTATTTAAGACAAAAATTTTATCTTTTATCGAAAATGATTATAAAATAAGTGATAATAGAAAATTTATTCTGGTTACAGGACATCGTAGAGAAAATTTTGGTGAAGGTTTTTTGCAAATTTGTGAAGCATTAAAAACTATAGCAATTAATAATCCAAATATTGACATAATCTATCCTGTTCATTTAAATCCTAATGTTCAAAAACCCGTAAAATCAATTCTTTCAGATATAGCTAATATTTATCTTATAAATCCTCTTAGGTATGAGGAGTTTGTATATCTTATGTCAAATTGTTATTTTATTATTACAGATTCTGGTGGTATACAGGAAGAAGCACCTAGCCTTGGAAAACCTGTATTAGTAATGCGTGAAACAACAGAAAGACCAGAAGCAGTAGAAGCTGAAACAGTGAAGTTAGTGGGTACTTGTAAAAGTAGTATTGTCAAAGCAGCTCAAGAGTTGATTGATGATGAAGATGAATATAATAAAATGAGTAAAGCAAGTAATCCTTATGGAGATGGTAAAGCATGTGAGAAAATTATAGAGGTATTAATAAAAAAAGGAGATTGTTGTGCTTAA
- the wecC gene encoding UDP-N-acetyl-D-mannosamine dehydrogenase, with product MLNHFNKVCVMGLGYIGLPTAAVFASRKVKVLGVDINQQAVDTINQGKIHIVEPELDILVHAVVKDGYLKAATLPDEADAFIIAVPTPFKGEDHEPNLDYIKAASKSVAKVLKKGNLVILESTSPVGATEQMAKWLADERPDLTFPHQIGEESDIKIAHCPERVLPGQVIRELVENDRIIGGMTQKCTEYATNLYKIFVQGECIKTNARTAEMAKLTENSFRDVNIAFANELSILCDKLDINVWELIKLANRHPRVNILQPGCGVGGHCIAVDPWFIVHQNPNEAKMIKTAREVNDNKPNFVIQKIKERVKGISQPKIACLGLAFKPDIDDLRESPALDIVIKLANERNNQILAVEPNIKQLPLKLQDKANIELVSLTQALDEADVVVILVKHKEFIGIQSDKLIDFVNI from the coding sequence GTGCTTAATCATTTTAATAAAGTGTGTGTAATGGGTCTTGGATATATAGGGCTTCCTACAGCGGCTGTTTTTGCTAGTAGAAAAGTTAAAGTTTTGGGTGTAGACATAAATCAGCAAGCAGTAGATACTATAAATCAAGGTAAAATTCATATTGTAGAACCTGAATTAGATATTTTGGTACATGCTGTTGTAAAAGATGGTTATCTTAAAGCAGCAACACTGCCAGATGAAGCAGATGCTTTTATCATTGCAGTACCAACTCCTTTTAAAGGGGAAGATCATGAGCCCAATTTGGATTACATTAAGGCAGCATCAAAATCAGTAGCAAAAGTTTTAAAAAAAGGGAATTTAGTGATTTTAGAGTCAACATCCCCAGTTGGAGCAACAGAACAAATGGCCAAATGGCTTGCAGATGAAAGACCTGATTTGACTTTTCCTCATCAGATCGGTGAAGAATCTGATATTAAAATAGCTCATTGCCCAGAAAGGGTTTTGCCTGGGCAGGTTATAAGAGAACTTGTTGAGAACGATAGAATTATTGGTGGTATGACGCAAAAATGCACAGAATATGCAACAAATTTGTATAAAATTTTTGTTCAAGGTGAATGCATTAAAACAAATGCTAGGACAGCGGAAATGGCAAAACTTACAGAAAATTCGTTTAGAGATGTAAATATAGCTTTTGCTAATGAATTATCTATTTTGTGTGATAAATTAGATATAAATGTATGGGAGCTTATAAAACTTGCTAACCGTCATCCTAGAGTAAATATCTTACAACCCGGTTGTGGAGTTGGTGGTCATTGTATCGCAGTAGACCCGTGGTTCATAGTGCATCAAAATCCAAATGAAGCTAAAATGATAAAAACAGCTAGAGAGGTCAACGATAATAAACCAAATTTTGTTATACAAAAAATTAAAGAAAGAGTAAAAGGTATATCACAACCTAAAATTGCTTGTTTAGGTTTAGCGTTTAAACCAGATATTGATGATTTAAGAGAATCTCCAGCTTTAGATATAGTTATTAAGCTTGCAAATGAACGCAATAATCAAATATTGGCTGTAGAGCCAAATATAAAACAACTTCCATTAAAACTACAAGATAAAGCAAATATAGAATTGGTTTCTTTGACACAAGCTTTAGATGAAGCAGATGTTGTTGTGATATTAGTTAAGCATAAGGAGTTTATTGGTATACAATCTGATAAACTTATAGATTTTGTTAATATTTAA